From Desulfovibrio desulfuricans, a single genomic window includes:
- a CDS encoding amino acid permease: MKRALKNRHVQLIALGGAIGTGLFLGSAGTIQMAGPAVLISYALGGFIAFMIMRQLGEMMAQEPVAGSFSNLAHKYWGDFPGLLSGWNYWILYVLVGMSELSAVAVYVQYWFPSIQPWQTTAFFFLLITGVNLCHVSLFGEMEFWFASIKIVAIVSMILLGSFLLFSGHAGPDAAVSNLWTHGGFLPHGWEGVFTALAVVAFSFGGLELVGIAAAETDNPRVTIPKAVNQIIYRILIFYIGALLVLLTLHPWSQLGAPVDKSHWAQAMVASPFVQIFDLIGIPFAAHVLNFVVLTAALSVYNGCVYCNSRMLFGLALQGNAPKAFGTVSARGVPVYALLISSLATLICVIINYAMPGKALGLLMSLVVAALVINWAMISLTHLKFRAAMVRAGEVIHFKSLWHPFTNYLCLLVMAMVLAVLVIIGESLAVMLAPIWIAFVWLGYRLKKQSKHLPPSMSK; encoded by the coding sequence TTGAAGAGAGCCTTAAAAAACAGGCATGTACAGCTCATTGCCCTGGGCGGAGCCATTGGCACCGGCTTGTTCCTTGGTTCGGCTGGCACCATCCAGATGGCTGGCCCCGCTGTTCTGATCAGCTACGCGCTTGGCGGCTTCATTGCCTTCATGATCATGCGCCAGCTTGGCGAAATGATGGCGCAGGAACCCGTTGCCGGATCTTTCAGCAACCTTGCCCACAAGTACTGGGGCGATTTTCCCGGTCTGCTTTCTGGCTGGAACTACTGGATTCTGTATGTTCTGGTGGGCATGTCCGAGCTGTCGGCTGTTGCCGTATATGTGCAATACTGGTTTCCCAGCATCCAGCCATGGCAGACCACGGCCTTTTTCTTCCTGCTGATCACCGGCGTAAACCTTTGCCATGTGAGCCTTTTTGGCGAAATGGAATTCTGGTTTGCCTCCATCAAGATTGTGGCCATTGTCTCCATGATTCTGCTGGGGTCTTTTTTGTTGTTCAGCGGCCATGCTGGCCCTGACGCGGCGGTGAGCAACCTGTGGACCCACGGCGGCTTTTTGCCGCATGGATGGGAAGGCGTGTTTACCGCACTGGCGGTTGTGGCCTTTTCGTTCGGCGGGCTGGAGCTTGTGGGCATTGCCGCTGCGGAAACCGACAATCCGCGTGTGACCATCCCCAAGGCTGTGAACCAGATCATCTACCGCATTCTTATTTTTTACATTGGCGCGCTGCTTGTGCTGCTGACCCTGCACCCCTGGAGCCAGCTTGGCGCACCCGTGGACAAGAGCCACTGGGCCCAGGCCATGGTAGCCAGCCCCTTTGTGCAGATTTTTGACCTCATCGGCATTCCTTTTGCCGCGCATGTGCTGAACTTTGTGGTGCTCACAGCGGCCCTTTCCGTCTACAATGGCTGCGTTTACTGCAACAGCCGCATGCTGTTTGGCCTGGCGCTTCAGGGCAACGCCCCCAAGGCCTTCGGTACGGTCAGCGCTCGCGGCGTGCCGGTGTACGCCCTGCTGATTTCGTCTCTAGCCACGCTGATCTGCGTCATCATCAACTACGCCATGCCCGGCAAGGCCCTTGGCCTGCTCATGTCGCTTGTTGTTGCCGCTCTGGTCATTAACTGGGCCATGATCAGCCTGACGCACCTCAAGTTCCGCGCTGCCATGGTTCGGGCTGGCGAAGTCATTCATTTCAAGTCCCTTTGGCATCCTTTCACCAACTATCTGTGCCTGCTGGTCATGGCCATGGTGCTCGCAGTGCTTGTGATCATTGGTGAAAGCCTTGCGGTAATGCTTGCCCCCATCTGGATTGCCTTTGTATGGCTGGGCTACAGGCTGAAAAAGCAGAGCAAGCATCTGCCTCCCAGCATGAGCAAATAA
- a CDS encoding zinc-ribbon and DUF3426 domain-containing protein, translating into MEIKCPNCGSRFNLPDQLAKPGVKLRCSVCKTVFTYEPEVPLAEQGPLPEMPIKKKLPLVKLALIFVLVLACAGGGWYYYSLKSAAKQPNEQEIAKQVELLTMRNVRQYYVDNEKVGKVFVIEGRVVNEFPQPKELITIEAAIYDKDKKALAVKKQLGGVQLSLFQLQVLSEKEMESFLNNKVEILTNNTNVPRGGEVPFMVLFYAPPEGVAEFGVRIVDARDVSEQGGSGTGTPAEQPK; encoded by the coding sequence ATGGAAATAAAGTGTCCTAATTGCGGTAGCCGCTTCAATTTGCCGGATCAGCTTGCCAAGCCGGGCGTCAAGCTGCGTTGCTCGGTCTGCAAGACGGTTTTCACCTATGAGCCGGAAGTCCCCCTGGCCGAACAGGGGCCGCTGCCGGAAATGCCCATCAAAAAGAAGCTGCCACTGGTCAAACTGGCGCTGATTTTTGTGCTGGTGCTGGCCTGCGCAGGCGGCGGCTGGTATTATTACTCGCTCAAGAGCGCTGCCAAGCAGCCCAATGAGCAGGAAATTGCCAAGCAGGTTGAGCTGCTGACCATGCGCAACGTGCGGCAGTATTATGTTGATAATGAAAAGGTGGGCAAGGTTTTTGTGATAGAGGGCAGGGTGGTTAACGAATTCCCGCAGCCAAAGGAACTCATTACCATTGAAGCCGCCATCTACGACAAGGACAAGAAAGCCCTGGCTGTCAAAAAACAGCTTGGCGGCGTGCAGCTTTCACTTTTTCAGCTCCAGGTGCTGAGCGAGAAGGAAATGGAATCCTTCCTCAACAACAAGGTTGAGATTCTCACCAACAACACCAATGTGCCGCGCGGCGGCGAAGTGCCGTTTATGGTGCTGTTTTACGCGCCGCCCGAAGGCGTGGCCGAGTTTGGCGTGAGGATCGTTGACGCCAGGGATGTGTCTGAGCAGGGCGGTTCCGGTACGGGCACCCCCGCAGAGCAGCCCAAATAA
- the hpt gene encoding hypoxanthine phosphoribosyltransferase yields MSKANDIKVKELKPVFTPEQIAARIQELAAEINAEYGDEPMVAVCVLKGGFMFFSDLVRFLHNKNLELDFVRLSSYGKGSSSSKHVIFSKDVEIDICGKHVLIVEDIVDSGHSMRFLLGQFAARKARSLRLAALVDKDERREVDVKVDFAGFKLNQGFIVGYGLDYAEHYRMLPGVFEVIPE; encoded by the coding sequence ATGTCCAAGGCTAACGACATCAAGGTAAAAGAACTGAAACCGGTATTCACGCCGGAACAGATTGCAGCCCGGATCCAGGAACTGGCCGCAGAGATCAACGCCGAGTACGGTGATGAGCCGATGGTGGCAGTGTGTGTGCTCAAGGGTGGCTTTATGTTTTTTAGTGATCTGGTTCGATTTTTGCATAACAAAAATCTGGAACTGGATTTTGTCCGTTTGTCCAGTTATGGCAAAGGGTCTTCCAGCTCCAAGCATGTGATCTTCAGCAAGGATGTTGAGATTGACATTTGCGGCAAGCATGTGCTGATTGTTGAAGATATCGTGGACAGCGGGCACAGCATGCGTTTTCTGCTCGGGCAGTTTGCGGCGCGCAAGGCGCGCAGTCTGCGCCTGGCTGCACTGGTGGACAAGGATGAACGCCGGGAAGTTGACGTTAAGGTCGATTTTGCGGGCTTCAAGCTGAACCAGGGGTTCATTGTGGGCTATGGCCTGGACTACGCCGAGCATTACCGTATGTTGCCCGGCGTGTTTGAAGTTATTCCCGAATAG
- a CDS encoding N-acetyltransferase, with protein MENTLVVRKAHMDDVKSMHGLLLQCAQKGLLLPRALIHLYGHVRNFMVAENTAGEIVGCCALAPVWEDLAEICSLVVREDARRLGTGRELVNACLSECRDLHIQKVFALTYQEAFFARLGFRVVDKNVLPQKIWADCVHCAKYPNCDETAVYFELDSAAKDVGEVHVQG; from the coding sequence ATGGAAAATACCCTTGTGGTGCGCAAAGCCCACATGGACGATGTAAAGTCCATGCATGGGCTTTTGCTGCAATGCGCCCAGAAAGGGCTTTTGCTGCCCCGCGCGCTGATCCATCTTTATGGGCATGTGCGCAATTTCATGGTTGCGGAGAATACTGCTGGCGAGATAGTGGGCTGCTGCGCCCTTGCCCCGGTGTGGGAAGATCTGGCCGAAATATGCTCGCTTGTGGTGCGTGAAGACGCCCGCCGCCTGGGAACGGGCCGGGAGCTTGTCAACGCCTGCCTTAGCGAATGCCGCGACCTGCATATTCAGAAAGTGTTTGCGCTTACATACCAGGAGGCGTTTTTCGCCCGCCTGGGTTTCAGGGTTGTGGACAAGAATGTTTTGCCGCAAAAAATCTGGGCCGACTGCGTGCACTGCGCCAAGTACCCCAACTGCGACGAAACAGCCGTTTATTTTGAACTGGATTCCGCTGCAAAGGACGTAGGAGAGGTGCATGTCCAAGGCTAA
- a CDS encoding TlpA family protein disulfide reductase: MKKLILALLLCLALPCSALAASSSVPTLNLAGLTDMLAKNKGKVIMLNFFATWCPPCRVEIPELVNVRKKYAEKDVLIVSISLDEDSKVVPPFVEKMKMTYPVFVADRDVARAFKISQIPHNAFYSKDGQLILSEPGMADAEMVEMVFKKLLEQK, from the coding sequence ATGAAGAAACTCATCCTGGCCTTACTGCTGTGTCTGGCTTTGCCGTGCTCGGCGCTGGCGGCCTCGTCATCGGTTCCTACCCTGAATTTGGCCGGGCTGACGGATATGCTTGCCAAAAACAAGGGCAAGGTCATCATGCTCAATTTCTTCGCCACATGGTGCCCTCCGTGCCGCGTTGAAATCCCCGAGCTTGTGAACGTTCGCAAAAAGTACGCGGAAAAAGACGTGCTTATCGTGAGCATCTCCCTTGATGAAGACTCCAAGGTTGTGCCCCCCTTTGTGGAAAAGATGAAGATGACATACCCCGTCTTTGTCGCTGACCGCGATGTGGCGCGGGCGTTCAAGATTTCGCAGATTCCTCACAATGCCTTCTACAGCAAGGATGGCCAGCTCATTCTGTCTGAACCCGGCATGGCGGACGCCGAAATGGTAGAGATGGTCTTTAAAAAGTTGCTGGAACAGAAATAA
- a CDS encoding homocysteine S-methyltransferase family protein, whose amino-acid sequence MTFRQALGLGRPLLLDGAMGTMLQASGMPAGATPEEFCMANPDTLRGIHKAYLDAGVDLLTSCTFGGNIYKLPKSLDVFSFNRRMVEIAKEAAAQAGRPVFVAGNVGPTGHFAKPLGPVEPRDLIAAFANQIRGLVAGGADLIFIETQFDLAEARAAVAAARQECDLPVMVSMTFEQGVSLTGSTPAIFAETMQNMGVDVVGTNCSLGPDQMLPVVQELLGVCECPVMAEPNAGLPELRGNETVFPLGPEDFAQKTAPFAQLGARILGGCCGTTPAHLAALAQALRGMDSVTPPTVSRKGICLTNRSQMVRIAVGQPLTIIGERINPTGKKALTQELQAGAFDVAMQLADAQVDAGATVLDVNVGAPLVDETQLLPELVQRLVGRLPLPLSIDSSNADAIANALPYCPGSFLVNSISGEAGRMEALGPLCRDFGAPFILLPLQGAHLPEKAAERISTVESLIEKAEGMGISRRLMMVDILALAVSSSADSALQCLEMTRWCAANGLPTTLGLSNLSFGLPARELLNSTFLSLAAGAGLTSCIANPSAQRLREAADALKVLCNHDAHASSFIASYSGWKPGEGTIQVRQGGGAAAKTLAEAVLNGDKENVLTLLTAELDAGADPFTLVQETLIPAITEVGARYERREYFLPQLIRAAETMQTAFAYLKPLLEAGRGPETRPVVVMATVEGDIHDIGKNIVSLLLGNHGFDVVDAGKDVPAEAIVACALKHNARIIGLSALMTTTMVRMEDTIKIVRERALPIKVLVGGAAVTQAFADAIGADAYCADAVGAVKAAKQFV is encoded by the coding sequence ATGACATTTCGACAAGCCCTCGGCCTTGGCAGGCCTCTTTTGCTCGACGGTGCCATGGGTACCATGCTTCAGGCCTCGGGCATGCCCGCTGGCGCGACTCCCGAAGAATTTTGCATGGCAAACCCCGACACCCTGCGCGGCATTCACAAGGCCTATCTGGACGCGGGCGTTGATCTGCTGACATCGTGCACCTTTGGCGGCAATATTTACAAGCTGCCAAAAAGTCTGGACGTTTTTTCGTTCAACCGGCGCATGGTCGAAATTGCCAAGGAAGCCGCCGCACAGGCTGGCCGCCCTGTCTTTGTGGCGGGCAATGTGGGCCCCACCGGTCATTTTGCCAAGCCCCTCGGCCCGGTGGAACCGCGCGATCTTATCGCGGCCTTTGCCAATCAGATTCGCGGGCTTGTGGCGGGCGGGGCCGACCTCATATTTATTGAAACACAGTTCGACCTTGCCGAAGCCAGAGCTGCCGTGGCGGCTGCCCGGCAGGAATGCGACCTGCCCGTCATGGTTTCCATGACCTTTGAACAGGGCGTGAGCCTTACCGGCTCCACCCCCGCGATTTTTGCCGAAACCATGCAGAACATGGGCGTGGATGTGGTCGGCACCAACTGTAGCCTCGGCCCGGACCAGATGCTGCCAGTGGTGCAGGAACTGCTTGGCGTATGCGAATGCCCGGTCATGGCCGAACCCAATGCCGGTTTGCCCGAACTGCGCGGCAATGAAACCGTATTCCCTCTGGGGCCGGAAGATTTTGCGCAAAAAACCGCCCCCTTTGCCCAGCTTGGCGCGCGCATACTTGGCGGCTGCTGCGGCACCACGCCCGCTCATCTGGCGGCGCTTGCGCAGGCCCTGCGCGGCATGGACAGCGTCACGCCGCCTACGGTATCCCGCAAGGGCATCTGCCTGACCAACCGCTCCCAGATGGTGCGCATCGCTGTGGGCCAGCCCCTGACCATCATTGGCGAACGCATCAACCCCACAGGCAAAAAGGCCCTCACGCAGGAGCTTCAGGCCGGAGCCTTTGACGTTGCCATGCAACTGGCCGATGCTCAGGTAGATGCCGGGGCCACGGTGCTTGATGTTAACGTGGGCGCGCCCCTGGTGGACGAAACCCAGCTTTTGCCCGAACTGGTGCAGCGCCTTGTGGGGCGGCTGCCCCTGCCGCTCTCCATAGATTCTTCCAATGCGGATGCCATTGCCAACGCCTTGCCGTACTGCCCCGGTTCGTTTCTGGTGAATTCCATCAGCGGCGAGGCTGGGCGCATGGAAGCGCTCGGCCCCTTGTGCCGCGATTTCGGCGCGCCCTTTATTCTGCTGCCCCTGCAGGGGGCGCATCTGCCGGAAAAAGCCGCAGAGCGCATCAGCACGGTGGAGAGCCTGATCGAAAAGGCCGAGGGCATGGGTATTTCGCGGCGGCTGATGATGGTGGACATTCTGGCGCTGGCTGTATCCTCCAGCGCGGACAGCGCCCTCCAGTGCCTGGAAATGACGCGCTGGTGCGCTGCCAACGGCCTGCCCACAACGCTTGGCCTTTCAAATCTTTCTTTTGGTCTGCCCGCGCGCGAACTGCTCAATTCCACGTTTCTCTCCCTGGCGGCGGGCGCGGGGCTTACCTCGTGCATCGCCAACCCCTCTGCCCAGCGCCTGCGCGAGGCGGCAGACGCGCTCAAGGTGCTGTGCAACCACGATGCCCACGCATCCTCGTTTATAGCCTCCTATTCCGGCTGGAAACCCGGCGAAGGCACCATACAGGTGCGTCAGGGCGGCGGGGCGGCGGCCAAAACCCTTGCCGAAGCCGTGCTCAACGGCGACAAGGAAAATGTGCTGACTCTGCTTACGGCAGAGCTTGACGCGGGTGCCGACCCCTTTACCCTTGTGCAGGAAACGCTCATTCCAGCTATTACGGAAGTGGGCGCGCGCTATGAACGGCGGGAATACTTTTTGCCCCAGCTCATCCGCGCGGCAGAAACCATGCAGACCGCTTTTGCGTATCTCAAGCCTTTGCTGGAGGCCGGGCGCGGCCCGGAAACGCGCCCTGTTGTGGTGATGGCCACGGTAGAAGGCGATATCCACGACATTGGCAAAAATATTGTTTCGCTGCTGCTCGGCAACCACGGTTTTGACGTGGTGGACGCGGGCAAGGACGTTCCGGCAGAGGCCATTGTTGCTTGCGCACTCAAGCACAACGCGCGTATCATCGGCTTGTCGGCATTGATGACCACCACCATGGTTCGCATGGAAGACACCATCAAAATCGTCAGGGAGCGCGCTTTGCCCATCAAGGTTCTGGTGGGCGGGGCTGCCGTTACGCAGGCTTTTGCCGATGCCATCGGGGCAGATGCGTATTGCGCTGACGCCGTAGGTGCGGTAAAGGCCGCCAAGCAGTTTGTTTAG
- a CDS encoding sigma-70 family RNA polymerase sigma factor, whose protein sequence is MKKDSPIAPKNPRSAQKAEETEISSPEVEILDAPPLRKRAAPAGGGTRGAAAKARSRSTEGKAAKQSILDVDGSAVHEVPADSVSDDQNDDDALADSAEDVDVELDASDHGLDPLVLDDDHEGLPAPSTTRLPAVGPRDSLHLYLREVSRFPLLKPDEEHELALRVRDHNDADAAFRLVSSHLRLVVRIAMDFQRRWMQNVLDLVQEGNVGLMRAVNKFDPDKGIKFSYYASFWIKAYILKFIMDNWRMVKIGTTQVQRKLFYNLNRERQKLIMQGFDPDAAMLSERLGVTEDQINEMDQRLASTDMSLNVPVGEDAGGATRMDFLPALGPGIEDSLASDEIAGLVRSKLKTILPKLNEKELYILQNRLLTDEPVTLREIGERYNVTRERVRQLEARLLEKIRQHLAVDIKDFSDTWIQS, encoded by the coding sequence ATGAAAAAAGATAGTCCGATAGCTCCCAAAAACCCGCGCAGCGCGCAAAAAGCGGAAGAAACCGAAATTTCCTCGCCTGAGGTGGAAATTCTGGATGCTCCCCCTTTGCGCAAGCGGGCAGCCCCTGCCGGGGGTGGCACCCGTGGCGCTGCCGCCAAGGCGCGCTCCCGCTCGACCGAAGGCAAGGCCGCCAAGCAGAGCATCCTTGATGTGGACGGCTCCGCTGTGCACGAGGTTCCAGCAGATTCCGTATCTGACGATCAGAACGATGACGACGCGCTTGCTGATTCCGCGGAAGATGTGGACGTTGAGCTGGACGCCAGCGATCACGGCCTCGACCCCCTTGTTCTTGATGACGACCATGAGGGCCTGCCTGCGCCGTCCACAACGCGTTTGCCCGCAGTTGGCCCGCGCGACAGCCTGCACCTTTACCTGCGCGAAGTAAGCCGCTTCCCCCTGCTCAAGCCGGATGAAGAACACGAGCTTGCCCTGCGTGTGCGCGATCACAACGATGCAGACGCGGCCTTTCGGCTTGTTTCATCGCATCTGCGGCTTGTGGTGCGCATTGCCATGGACTTTCAGCGCAGATGGATGCAGAACGTGCTCGACCTTGTGCAGGAGGGCAACGTGGGTCTCATGCGTGCGGTCAACAAGTTTGACCCCGACAAGGGCATCAAGTTTTCGTACTACGCGTCGTTCTGGATCAAGGCCTACATACTCAAGTTCATCATGGACAACTGGCGCATGGTCAAGATCGGCACCACCCAGGTGCAGCGCAAGCTGTTCTACAATCTGAACCGCGAGCGTCAAAAGCTGATCATGCAGGGCTTTGACCCGGATGCGGCCATGCTTTCCGAGCGCCTCGGCGTTACGGAAGACCAGATTAACGAAATGGATCAGCGCCTTGCCTCCACCGATATGTCGCTGAATGTGCCCGTGGGCGAGGATGCCGGCGGCGCAACACGCATGGACTTTTTGCCCGCGCTCGGCCCCGGCATTGAAGACAGCCTTGCCAGCGACGAAATCGCCGGGCTTGTGCGCAGCAAGCTCAAAACCATACTGCCCAAACTGAACGAAAAAGAGCTGTATATTCTGCAAAACCGCCTGCTCACGGATGAGCCTGTAACCTTGCGCGAGATAGGCGAACGGTATAACGTCACGCGGGAACGAGTCCGCCAGCTTGAAGCGCGGTTGCTGGAAAAGATCCGGCAGCATCTGGCTGTGGATATCAAAGACTTTTCAGACACATGGATACAATCCTGA
- a CDS encoding tetratricopeptide repeat protein → MKRNHVALLCALALTAATSFSLLGCGGCSGARHQTAEKSDTSAAESAAPSATAKAQQHDLKGVSLRPVEAELSPNALNTYAFLVFAQAMNNEDDNALAAASPLLAKAHMPVNIWLEGGVWLLSRKSPHTAMVMEQALSVWPDDISLNLLYAEALMEKGSPELGVKLMREYLKKHPESVDARMELALLLVKTKPYPEAEKLLNSVTGKQRTPLVDYYHARALIGMDRPNEAVAYLQRAIKDTPDFVEALAELAFIYEQKPDLKAARGVYEKLLKLNFSSQDVLLRLINISLRMGQPERALKYMQQGPDSTPFKLTVASMFMDSRHFLQAESLLKQIVAQGDAPHDVYLLLAELAYDQRRDLDMAFSWLDKIPASSKAAVRGVLLRIQLLAEAGRDAEALDAVRKATSANPDSSELVEVEVRLLARQKQMKQALDVAQSAIKRWPNNAEMFFLLGSLQDETGDKKAAFKTMEKLLALHPDNYQALNYVGYTLAEEDRDLDRALTLLVRANDLAPNQSYIVDSLAWAYFKAGKLDDALKEIRRAVTLDEHTDASIWEHYGDIAARAGLKDEARTAYQKAMELKPDNAEALRQRLSHL, encoded by the coding sequence ATGAAACGTAACCACGTTGCGCTGCTATGCGCCCTGGCACTGACTGCCGCCACTTCCTTTTCCTTGCTGGGATGCGGCGGCTGTTCCGGCGCCAGGCACCAGACTGCTGAAAAATCGGACACGTCCGCTGCAGAATCTGCCGCGCCTTCTGCCACAGCAAAGGCCCAGCAGCACGACCTCAAGGGCGTATCGCTGCGCCCGGTTGAAGCAGAGCTTTCGCCCAATGCGCTCAACACTTACGCCTTTCTTGTTTTTGCGCAGGCCATGAACAATGAGGACGACAACGCCCTTGCCGCCGCTTCTCCGCTGCTGGCCAAGGCGCACATGCCCGTCAACATCTGGCTTGAAGGCGGCGTGTGGCTGCTCAGCCGCAAGTCGCCCCATACAGCTATGGTCATGGAGCAGGCCCTGAGCGTCTGGCCCGATGATATTTCGCTCAATCTGCTCTATGCCGAAGCCCTCATGGAAAAAGGTTCGCCCGAGCTTGGCGTCAAGCTCATGCGCGAATATCTTAAAAAGCATCCCGAATCTGTGGATGCCCGCATGGAGCTGGCCCTGCTGCTGGTTAAAACCAAGCCGTATCCCGAAGCCGAAAAGCTGCTCAACAGCGTTACGGGCAAGCAGCGCACCCCGCTGGTGGATTATTACCACGCCCGGGCGCTCATTGGCATGGACAGACCCAACGAGGCCGTGGCCTACCTGCAGCGCGCCATCAAGGATACGCCCGATTTTGTGGAGGCCCTGGCGGAACTGGCCTTCATCTACGAGCAGAAGCCCGACCTCAAGGCCGCGCGCGGCGTTTACGAAAAGCTGCTCAAACTCAATTTTTCGTCGCAGGACGTTCTGCTGAGGCTCATCAATATCTCTCTGCGCATGGGCCAGCCCGAACGGGCGCTCAAGTATATGCAGCAGGGGCCGGACAGTACGCCCTTCAAGCTGACTGTCGCCAGCATGTTTATGGATTCACGCCACTTTTTGCAGGCGGAAAGCCTGCTCAAGCAGATAGTGGCCCAGGGCGATGCGCCCCACGATGTGTACCTGCTGCTTGCCGAGCTGGCATATGACCAGCGCCGCGATCTGGACATGGCCTTCTCCTGGCTGGATAAAATCCCGGCTTCCAGCAAGGCTGCCGTGCGGGGCGTGCTGCTGCGCATCCAGTTGCTGGCAGAGGCTGGCCGTGATGCCGAGGCCCTTGACGCCGTGCGCAAGGCCACAAGCGCCAATCCCGACTCCTCCGAGCTTGTGGAGGTCGAGGTGCGCCTGCTGGCGCGGCAAAAGCAGATGAAGCAGGCCCTGGACGTTGCCCAGAGCGCCATAAAGCGCTGGCCCAACAATGCGGAAATGTTCTTTCTGCTCGGCTCTCTTCAGGATGAAACCGGCGACAAAAAAGCCGCTTTCAAAACCATGGAGAAACTCCTGGCCCTGCATCCGGACAATTATCAGGCCCTCAATTACGTGGGCTACACCCTGGCCGAGGAAGACCGCGACCTTGACCGCGCCCTGACGCTTCTTGTGCGGGCCAACGATCTGGCTCCCAACCAGTCCTACATTGTAGATTCGCTGGCCTGGGCCTATTTCAAGGCTGGAAAACTCGATGACGCCCTGAAGGAAATCCGCCGCGCCGTTACGCTGGACGAGCATACGGATGCCTCCATATGGGAGCACTATGGCGATATCGCCGCGCGGGCTGGCCTTAAGGACGAAGCCCGCACCGCCTATCAAAAGGCCATGGAACTCAAACCCGACAATGCGGAAGCATTGCGGCAGCGGCTTTCACATCTATGA
- a CDS encoding outer membrane lipoprotein LolB, whose protein sequence is MKKLVIFCCLALLCACARQPVLETSPENRAVLEQRWQKFAAVSSADKSEPYRLQLSLRFGTEGDTRRVTALFWGNSQRQLRLDVMAGVGTTVAKILEDGQHFLVYSPSENKAYFYQGATKPLLQVGVPVPFNLVHLADLLNGRYTAVFGNQFDKTAFSADGKALYDLQGQPGGRLIINEQGLPVEWQEQANGKGWSMEILYSDDPKPLPRRLNLAHSNGKRAIVLIKEREKVSQPFTKEQMALTLPDDAPLLPLAKFKQQQ, encoded by the coding sequence ATGAAAAAACTAGTTATTTTTTGTTGTCTGGCGCTGCTGTGCGCCTGCGCCCGTCAGCCCGTGCTGGAAACCTCGCCCGAAAACCGCGCCGTGCTTGAACAGCGCTGGCAAAAGTTTGCGGCTGTCAGCTCTGCCGACAAGTCTGAACCCTATCGCCTGCAACTGAGCCTGCGCTTTGGCACAGAGGGCGATACGCGGCGCGTCACGGCCCTGTTCTGGGGCAACAGCCAGCGCCAGTTGCGACTGGACGTTATGGCGGGCGTGGGCACCACGGTTGCCAAGATACTTGAAGACGGCCAGCATTTTCTTGTGTACAGCCCCAGCGAAAACAAGGCCTACTTCTATCAGGGCGCTACCAAGCCCCTGCTTCAGGTGGGCGTACCGGTTCCCTTCAACCTCGTGCATCTGGCCGACCTGCTCAATGGCCGGTACACGGCGGTATTTGGCAACCAGTTTGACAAAACCGCCTTTTCCGCCGACGGCAAGGCCCTGTACGACCTTCAGGGCCAGCCCGGAGGCCGCCTGATCATCAACGAGCAGGGGCTGCCCGTGGAATGGCAGGAACAGGCCAACGGCAAGGGCTGGAGCATGGAAATCCTGTATTCGGATGATCCCAAGCCGCTGCCCCGCCGTCTGAACCTTGCTCACAGCAACGGCAAACGCGCCATTGTGCTTATCAAGGAAAGAGAAAAGGTTTCCCAGCCCTTTACAAAAGAGCAGATGGCCTTAACCCTTCCTGATGACGCACCCCTGCTGCCGCTCGCCAAGTTCAAGCAGCAGCAGTAG
- the rpiB gene encoding ribose 5-phosphate isomerase B, translating to MQTIHIASDHAGYALKELLVQFLAQKGINVVDDGTHSTESCDYPVLAHKLCAAVEKEQGTGILICGTGIGISIAANRHSGIRAALCATELQARLSRQHNNANVLCLGARIIGVELAQAIVEAFLGASFEGGRHQRRIDMINLPGQAG from the coding sequence ATGCAGACCATTCACATTGCCTCAGACCACGCTGGCTATGCGCTGAAAGAACTCCTTGTCCAGTTTCTTGCCCAGAAGGGCATCAACGTGGTGGACGACGGCACCCACTCCACCGAAAGCTGCGACTACCCCGTGCTGGCGCACAAGCTTTGCGCCGCTGTGGAAAAGGAGCAGGGAACAGGCATTCTCATTTGCGGTACAGGCATAGGCATTTCCATTGCCGCCAACCGCCACTCCGGCATCCGCGCGGCCCTGTGCGCCACTGAGCTTCAGGCGCGCCTGTCGCGCCAGCACAACAACGCCAATGTGCTTTGCCTCGGCGCGCGCATCATCGGCGTGGAACTGGCTCAGGCCATTGTGGAGGCATTTCTGGGCGCTTCCTTTGAAGGCGGCAGGCACCAGCGCCGCATCGACATGATCAATCTTCCCGGTCAGGCCGGGTAA